DNA sequence from the Candidatus Limnocylindrales bacterium genome:
GCGCCAGAGCCAGATACAGCGAGTAGACGAAGGCGTAGATCGCGCCCTCCAGCATGAAGAACGAGAGCAGCGTGGCCAGCGCCAGCTGCATGCGGCGCTCGCTCAGCCGCAGCAGCGTCAGGCACACCAGCGGAAGCAGCGCGATGGCGGCAAAACGGATGTGGCCTTCGCTCCAGTGGAGCGAGAACCACGTGCTGGCGATGAAGAGCCAGCCGCCCAGCAGCGAAAGCGGACGGCTTCGGCCCAGGTGCCGCAGCAGCAGCGTCATCGAGGCCCAGCCGCCGGCGGCGAACAGCCACAGAGTAAGGAGGTTGGCGTTGTGCGGCGTCAGCGCCAGGTCCAGCAGCATGAGCGGCGAGAGCAGACGCGACTGCGGATTGGCGGCCAGGTCGACGCCGCCGCAGACCCACGGGTCGTGCAGCGGGAGCGTCCGGTAATGCAGCACGGCCGAGCGCACCACCCACGACAGCGAATCGAAGTAGTGCCAGTCGTAGCCCGCGCTCCAGCGCCAGAACGCCAGCGGCACTGCCAGCGCCAGCGACGATCCGCAAAGATAGGTGACGGCCTGCAGCAGTCGCGAGGATGGCCGAAACGGCAAAGGCATCGACATGTGCCGTGCCGCTCAGCGCGGAGGACGGTAGGGCTTCTTCAGGCGCGGCTCGATGCCGGCGTCCAGGTACGGCTGCAGCCAGCCGTTGCCGGCATGCGGATGGGCGTCGATGCCGGCGAGGTAGGGCTTGATGTCGAGAATGGGCGTGCCATCGAGCAGGTCGATGCCGTGCACGTGCACGAGGCCTTCGGTCTGCCGCACCTCGCGCACGGCGACGTTGCTCAGCCCGATCTGCGAGGGACGGTTGGGCGCGCGCGTCGCGAACACACCGCGTCTGGGCCCACCGCGCGGCGGCTTGACAGTGGCGCTCCAGCCGCGGCTGCGATCGAACAGGAAGAGGATCCAGATGCGCTCGAAGCTGCCGAGATCCGCCAGTGCCTCACGGTACTCCTGCTCGATCTCCAGCGTGCCGAAGCTGTCGGGCACGGCCGAGGGCTGATGAGGCGCGTCCTCGCGCCGCGTCCAGGGCGTGCGCGCCAGGCCGACGATGCGCAGCTCAGCGATCGTTGGCAGCATCGGTGACCTTGCCGAGGTCGCTCGTGGACATCCCGGTCACCGAGAAGATCTCGGTCAGCGCGTCGATGCGCTCCTGGCGGTATCGCTCTCGGATCTCCTCGCCGGCACCGTCGGGACGCAGGTGCCGCAGCACGCGCTGGGCCGCACGCAGCGTCATCGCCGCATCGGTGAGCCGCTCGAGCTGGGCGTCCTCGAGCTGACGATCGGGCAGCTGCTCGGCAAGCTGAGCCACGACCAGATCGCGCACCTGCTGGCGCGTCAGCGTTTCGCGCCGCTCCAGGCGCTCGGCCTGGCGCTCGATGCGCTCCTTGTCGCGGCGACGCTCGTCCTTTTCGTGATCGACCGCTCGCTGCGGCTGCGGCAGGCGTTGCGAGGGCGCCTGGCGGGGCTGCCGCTCCACCGCGGCCGGCTCCGCGGCGGCACCCGCGCCGCGGCCTTCGTCCTGGTCGCGGTGCGGCTCCTGACGCCCCGAGCCGGTGGCTGCCGGCTCGAGCGGCGCGCGTTGCCGCGCATCGAGAAAACGCGCGGCGACGACATAGCCGCCGAGCAGAGCCGCCACGAACAGAAGCGCGCCGGTTCGCTGCACTCGCGCAGGCTATGAGGCGGACCTCGCGCAAGTCAACACGAGCGGTCTCGTCGGTGGGATCGGGAGCTCAGCCGCCGCATCCTGGTCTGGCCAGTCGCCTCGGGCGCCGAAATCCTCTAAGGAAGGCTTCCGTGAGCGAATCGGCTCGCAAGCGCGTCCCGCGCGACGTCCGCGAAGCAGCGATCCTGGAAGCAGCCCTCAAGGCCTTCTCCGAGGACGGCTATGCCGGCGCCAGCCTCAAGCGCATCGCCACCGATGCGGGCCTGGCATCGCCTCAGCTGCTGGCCTGGTACTTTCCCTCCAAGCGCGACCTCTACCTGCGAACGATGCTGCGCTATGCCGCGGTATTCGCCGACCTGCACGTGGGTCTGGAGGAGTGGGAGGCCGATCCGGAGCAGTACCTGCATCGCATGGCGGAGCGCTTCCTCAGCGGCTTTCGCGACCCGAGCGTGCGCATGGCGTACCGCCTCATCCTTCGTTCTCCGCACGCCAACACGAATCGGCACGTGACCGAATACCGACCCGAGAACATCTACGTGGTGCTGGAGCGTTATCTGAAGCGGCAGATGGACGCCGGCAAGCTCGTTCGGCAAAACCCGACGCTGGCCGCGGCGTCGTTCGTCTCGTTGCTATGGGGCCATGCCACGGCGCGCCTGTTCCCGATGCTGACGCCGCCGCCGCCGTCCGACGAGGAGTGGGCCCAGCACTGCGTGCAGCTGTTCCTGCGTGGCATGCTGCCGCGCTGAGGCGTCAGCTCGGCGGTCACCACCGCGCGCTCATCGCAGCGCCGGAATCACCTTCTCCGCAAACAGCCGCAGGCCGCGGTGTGCGTAGTCGCCCGGTATTCCGGCGAAACGGAAGCACGCATTGAAGATGAAGTCGCCGATCATCTCGCGCCGCTGGCGGAGCTTCTCGACGATCATCTCCGGCGTTCCCCACGCCTGCACCTGCGTGTAGTTCTCGACCACAACGTCCAGGCCGATCGCGCGCAGGATCTCGACGCTGTTGCCGTACATCTCGTAGCCGCGCGCCTTCTTGAGGTGGTCGCTCATCAGCTCGTAATGTTCGAACACGGTGAGCAGATAGCCGCCGACGTACTTGCGCGCCATCTCCTCGGCGCGCCCGGCATCGTCGTCGCAGACGATCATGTCGGCAGTCAGCACCGGGGGAATTCTCTTGCTCGGGTGCCGGGTGCGGAACAGCTCGCGATAGCGGTCGATGCCTTCGCGCGCCGTCGGCCACGGCGCCTGCGAGAAGATGGCCATGCCTGCGCCGATGCGCGCCGCCGCCTCGACCGAGTCCGGCGACATCGCGATCGCGTAGACACGATCGCGAAATCCCGCACGTGGCCGCGGCCGGATCTCGGTGCGTTCGCGCTGGTAGTAGCGGCCGTTGCATTCGAACCAGCCGGTGTCGAGCGCGTCGAGGATCGAATCGGCAGCCTCGTCGAAGCGCTCGCGCGAGGTCTCCATGTCGATGCCGAAGCCGGCGTACTCGCGCCGC
Encoded proteins:
- a CDS encoding LLM class flavin-dependent oxidoreductase yields the protein MQFGLLQIFQNHGSAIDDAGLWREEIAMALDAEELGLDSVWVVEHHFRDYAACPDNLQYLAYLAGRTRRIRLATGAVILPWNDPLRVVEKLSVLDHLSDGRAIFGMGRGLARREYAGFGIDMETSRERFDEAADSILDALDTGWFECNGRYYQRERTEIRPRPRAGFRDRVYAIAMSPDSVEAAARIGAGMAIFSQAPWPTAREGIDRYRELFRTRHPSKRIPPVLTADMIVCDDDAGRAEEMARKYVGGYLLTVFEHYELMSDHLKKARGYEMYGNSVEILRAIGLDVVVENYTQVQAWGTPEMIVEKLRQRREMIGDFIFNACFRFAGIPGDYAHRGLRLFAEKVIPALR
- a CDS encoding TetR/AcrR family transcriptional regulator, giving the protein MSESARKRVPRDVREAAILEAALKAFSEDGYAGASLKRIATDAGLASPQLLAWYFPSKRDLYLRTMLRYAAVFADLHVGLEEWEADPEQYLHRMAERFLSGFRDPSVRMAYRLILRSPHANTNRHVTEYRPENIYVVLERYLKRQMDAGKLVRQNPTLAAASFVSLLWGHATARLFPMLTPPPPSDEEWAQHCVQLFLRGMLPR
- the tsaA gene encoding tRNA (N6-threonylcarbamoyladenosine(37)-N6)-methyltransferase TrmO; protein product: MLPTIAELRIVGLARTPWTRREDAPHQPSAVPDSFGTLEIEQEYREALADLGSFERIWILFLFDRSRGWSATVKPPRGGPRRGVFATRAPNRPSQIGLSNVAVREVRQTEGLVHVHGIDLLDGTPILDIKPYLAGIDAHPHAGNGWLQPYLDAGIEPRLKKPYRPPR